ACATCGTATAATGCATCAGACCCTACTCGCCCAGTGTATGCCATCTCTGCTTTTTGGGATGAAATGGAAAAATTGACGATTAAAGACATCTTGCACCTCAGGGTATGCAGAAGCCCATCTCCCCCGAAGGAGACCCTCCATCCTCAGGAATCTGACAGTGCACGTGTTGATGTCACAGTCACAGACGCAGACATGCTGAACAGTTCCCTGACTGATATTGAGGAATACTATTCACAAGACAGCTCACTAATGGACACTTCCGATACCGCAGACTCTGACTATTTCACACACAATGATGACTCCCCCAAGCCAGACCGCTCGAGTTGCGAGTTCTCTACCTTCTCCGATTTTGACGAAGAGTACATGCCATTTTTCGGCACTAGCTCAATCCCCAGCCCTGAGCTTGGGAACTTCGAACGGAGAAGATCAGAGTCTCCCTGCTCAGGGGCCATCTCACAGGAAGAAACAGACTCCAGTACTGGCCTGGCCACTCCTGTTGACTGTGAGGAGCTTGCAGCACTATCCTCCTCCTCTGAAGACAGCATCCCCAACAAAGACAGCATCTCCAACACCAGCCTCCTCCCAGAAGCTACATGCCTGAAAGGGATCAGGAAGAGCAGAAGCATGCTCAACATTGTGCAAGATCTGGAGGTAGCTCAAGTAGAGACGCAGCTGAAAGACATGCACAATGCCCAAGCTCTGGATGTCGAGAAGCAACTGAAAGACATGTGCAATGTACAAGCAGCTCTGGAGGTCCACATGCAGCTGAAAGACGTACACAATGTACAAGCTCTGGAGGCAGAGATGCAGCTAAAGGATGTGCCCATTGTACAAGGTCTGGATATAGAGATGAGGCCAAAAGACATGCGCAATGCCCAAGCTCTGGAGGTTGAGATGGAGCTAAAGGACATGCTCGAGGAAGCcgaaaatagtttttttctcaACAGCTGTCAGGACTTAGACTTTGCGGAGAATCCTGTTCTTGCAGTGATTGATAGAATCAGCCGAATGCCCTCCCCAATTCTACCCAATACAGACATACTGGACGAGCGCTACAGAATCACCTTTCCAGAACTATACGAGTACCTGTTCACAGAGGATGTCCTCTCTGTCTACGAGTCCCTTCTGTCTACGTCAGTGGCTGAGTGCTGTTATGACTACTCTCTCTCTGAGTACGGAGCTGGAGTGTTATTCCCTCCCCTGGTCCAGCAGTCCCTGCATGGTGAAGGAGAACCAGTCCACATCTTCTCCTGCTCTCGCTCGGCTGCACAAGACCTCAGGTCCCCTGAACTGGAAGATTTTCTCTTCCCACAACAAGACACATATCTCGAATCCGAGGAGGACGACCGCTCCCCTATCCGAGTGGTGACTCGCTCCGACATCCAGGCCAAAGAGGCTGTGTCCTTCTCCTCGTCCGCCTCTGCAGCCCCAGATGGTTACCCACAAAACACCCACTTCTACAGCCAGAGAGGCTGGACAGGGAACTGGAAAAGCCTGCTCTCCCTGAGGAGGAACCGCTTCCCAGGAATGGGCAGCACTAGCAGTAGCTGGTGCTGGAGGTCTGGTGCCTGGATGTCTCCAGCTGTGGGTCAGGCTCAGAGGGCTTTGCCCCCTCCCATTACACAATGCAGCCAAGCTGATACAATTGTCAATGAGGCAACCAGgatctcccctcctccacctgagGTCATTCAACTCGGACACCAGATCTTCAGACAGCTTTCAGAGAAGCAGAGACGATTCAAAAGCCTACAGACAACCGTCTCAGTGTCAAGTATGTATTATCTAGTGATGTGAGATGGTTGATCCTTTACGTATACAATCACACATTGTGTACATACATACTCTTATACTtatacatacaggtaactgccaaaataatggaaacacttgagtaattGAGGGATTCAAAATATATTGAAAGCAGGGGCTTCCACACAGGTGCGGTTAtgagttaattaagcaagtaacatcccatcatgcttagggtcatgtataaaaatccTGGATAGGCCATTATTTTGCCTACCATGGCTATGCTCCCATAGGATAACAATGCCCCCATTTATtaggcacgagtggtcactgaatggtttgatgagcatgaaacgATGTAAACCACATGCCATGGCCTTCTCAGTCACCTGATTTCAAccaaattgaacacttatgggagattctggagcggtgccCGAGACCTCGTTTTCTACCACCATCAACCACACAACACATTTCCCATGGGaaaatggtgtcacatccctccaatagagtccCAGACACTTGTAGGATCTATGCCATCTTTGCTGTTCTGGTTCGTGGTGGCCCAACGtcctattaagacactatgttgaTGTTTCTTTTATTATGGCAGTTACATGTACATTATACATAATACTTAATACATTTTATGTATTAAGGTAATGTATTTTCATTGACCCATCTCAGTTACATGTGTTTTCCCTCCTGTAGAGAAAGATGGCATCCTCTTCTCACTGAAGCAGTCTGACATGTGTCTGGTCTGTATTGCCTTTGCCTCCTGGGTACTGAGGTCAGCAGATCCAATGGCTGCAGATACATGGAAAGCAGGTAAATCCATAGAACCGCTTACTATTGCTAAAAAGCACTGTCATCAATTATCATTGGTTTTTATATCAatgttttattgtatttattcTATACATTTCTTGGGTATTAAAACGGAATATAAATAAGTCAATTACTCATGTCTAATTGTAGCCAGGATGCCAGTCTGTTTCTACACTTGCCAACTCCTTGTGGAATTGCCATGCCAAACATTGGCCGGACAATGAGTTACCAAGGTAGCACAAACAGAGCTTGGACCGGACTGGTGTAATTGCGAGACAGGTTTCAAATTATGTAAACAAATCTCTCTGAACAATTGTTCAGCTCTGCTGGCAAATGTGAGTGCCATATCTGCCATCCAGTACCTTCGGCGCTACGTGGTGAAGAGAAGGGAAGCTGGAGATCTGAATGATTCAACTGAAGATAAGGCATGATATATAGCTATTGCTTCTAGAGAACCCTTTCCAGACATTTTAACTTGGGTCCATAGGAGTGTCATAAGAGTTTCATACAACGTAGAAACACGAACaaccatttacagttgaagtctgaagtttacatacaccttagccaaatacatttaaactcagtttttcacaatttctgacatttaatcctagtaaaaattccctgttttaggttagttaggatcaccactttattataagaatgtgaaatgtcagaataatagtagagaatgatttaattcagcttttatttctttcatcacattcccagttggtcagaagtttacatacactcaattagtatttgatagcattgcctttaaattgtttaacgtgggtcaaacttttcaggtagccttccacaaccttcccacaataagttgggtgaattttggcccattcctccttacagagctggtgtaactgagtcaagtatgtgggcctccttgctcacacacgctttttcagttctgccaacacattttctataggattgaggtcagggctttgtgatggccactccaatatcttgacttggttgtccttaagccattttgccacaactttggaagtatgcttggggtcattgtccatttgaaataaccatttgcgaccaagctttaacttcctgactgatgtcttgagatgttgcttcaatatatccatataatattcctccctcatgatgccatctattttgtgaagtgcaccagtccctcctgcagcaaagcacaccacaacatgatgctgccatccctctgcttcacggttgggatggtattcttcggcttgcaagcttccccctttttcctccaaacataacgatggtccttatggccaaacagttctatttttgtttcatcagaccagaggacatttctccaaaaagtacaatctttgtccccatgtgcaattgcaaaccgtagtctggcttttttatggcggtttggagtagtggcttcttccttgctgagcggcctttcgatataagactagttttactgtggatatagatactttgtacagtttcctccagtatcttcacaaggtcctttgctgttgttctgggattgatttgcaccacagtacgttcaactctgggagacagaacgcatctccttcctgagccttatgacagctgcgtggtcccatggtgtttatacttgcgtactattgtacagatgaacgtggtacctttaggcgtttggaaattgctcccaaggatgaaccagacttgtggaggtctacaatttgttttccgaggtcttggctgatttcttttgattttcccattatgtcaagcaaagaggcactgcgtttgaaggtaggcatttaaatacatccacaggtacacctccaattgactcaaatgatgtcaattagcctatcagaagcttctaaagctttgacatcattttctgcaattttccaagctgtttgaaggcacagtcaatttactgtatgtaaacttctaacttctgaattataagtgaaataatctgtgtgaaaacaattgttggaaaaataacttgcatcatgcacaaagtagatatcctaaccgacttgccaaaactatagtttgttaacaagaaatgtgtagagtggttgaaaaatgagttttaatgactccaacccaagtgtatgttaacttcggacttcaactgtatatctcaaTCACAGTAGTAATTGCCATAGCATTACATAATTTTTACTGGCAGGACAGTAGAAGTAAAGTTAATAAGCATTCTAATCCAGAGAGAGGCAGTTTTCCGGATACAGATTAAATCTAGTCCGGGACAACAAAAAAAGCAGGCTAAATGGAGAATCTCCATCGAAAGTGCTTTTTAGTCTGGTACTgggtttaatctgtgtctgggacaTAGGCCACTAATGTTTTACTCAACAGGAAGCTTGAGCTGGTAAATGATATTCGATTTTGACAGTGAGACATTACCTAAATTGCGATGTTCAGTATGCAAATATTTCTCAGACAGGATTAAACACCTAAATAGCAGGGATAAAAATGTTCTGGGTGAACGGAGGTTGATGTGGACCATAGAGACTAATAGAGACTGTGCAGTATGTCAATGTAACTTTACAGTAACATGGTAAGCATGACTATGTGGTGCCTTCATGTAATAAAACAGAGTATTCGGGCCTTGTAAAAAGCATTTGTTGTGATTAAGTCAGTCAGCATGGTCAGTTCCTACATTTTATCAAGAGAATTTGAAAGCTAATCATTAGTGCCTATTTTTGACATATGTGCAAAGCAAAATGCAATTTGTATGTAGAAAGTCTATGTGGAGAAAATGGATTTGTCAAGAGTTACGTGTAAGTCAAAGATGTCAGTCAGCCTGGTAGGTTTGTGTTAATGCTCGGAGAGAGGCTACAGCCTACAGTATATGTCTTTGCTTTGTCATGCATGCAAACGGGAGAAACGTGCTAAATATTCTGTGCTTGCAAAAAGGGAGATGTGCAACATTTCATGTGAATGTACATGGTCAACGTACGTATAGTTTATTGTACAGGGTCAACGTACATATAGTTTATTGTACATGGTCAACGTATGTATAGTGTATTATACATGTCATGACAGAATGTCCTTACAAAGCGTTACGTTGAGGGAAGAAAAATAATTGGAGGGAGTTTTAAGTATGTCTAAATGAAAGAATTGATACAATTTGATAACGCGTGGTTGGTTGCTGTGTAATAAATGATCTCAATGATGGTCAGTCCAAACAATTCATTCAGTTGTTGCAAATTACCATCTCAGATATCAATTACATTTCCACCAAGGGCTCTGTTGAGTACACAACATATTATATCACATTGTGCATCAATTAAAGTAACTGAATGTACTTCAGCATGATTCTGCATATTTATAAAATGCCAATATTAACATGGTCTATGCAAGTCTCCGATTTGTTTTCTCGGCAGTAGAAAGGCCAAATGGTATCTGCAATATTTGAGATATTTGAAATGAATATCATACACTAGCACTTTTCACCTTAGAAAAGTTTAATGACCCTCTATGATAATATGGTACTGTGTGTGTAAGTTGATGGAATAACTTCAAGAAGCTATTTGTCATTGTTTAGCAATTAAATGTACCACCATGCATCTCTTCCTCTCAGTCTCCACTTCATTTCCATATAATTGCACAAGTCTGGATGTAGGGTCTACATTACCATACACTCAGTGTGTTGGGACTTGAAATGGCCACAGTGTACAGTGATCCTACTGAAACAGCACAGCTTCAATGAGGAAGGGTGAGGATTGCCCCCTATTGGCCAAATGCTGTTACCAGAACAATTCCCCCCCAAAAGGTCTATCCTAAGCAACCAATACATACAGAAGATATACTTTGAACAAATGTTATCATGTTATTGCAGAATTATTTATTCAAATAAATATGCAatgcatacatttttgtttttccgtattattattatttcacatAAATATTAAAACAGGATTTGTCCATGGTAGGGATGCCAAGGTTATAATGCTTTTTCTGTTTCGTCTAACCAACACAATATTACTTTCCTGATCCACTGTTCTAAACACTGTTTTCTGTCAGGGGTGACAATAGTGATACTCCAATTTATAATCTTCTGTGCTAACCCACTTTACTTTATAACgctatatatactgtgtgtatatctaAATAATTTAACTTTATTGTGCCAGCTTGCAAGTCAAGAATTCACACCTCATATTAATAATAATCATAGTTATTAATATAGAATATTGAACATATATTATTTACAATCTCaaaaatgtactgtgtgtgtcagagcttaGGTTAAATTGTGAAAACTTATCTTGAAATATATAAAACTTTAGGGTTTAGACAAATATTTAGCAGATATAGAATAAAATTAATCTACTATGCTTTTTAGTTGTCTAAACACAAATGAACAACGCTACTCTAAGTTCTGATGAAAATCGAAAGGGAAACAGTCATGCAAGGTTATTACAGTCAATCATCCAAACATCTAATATTAAATGTCATTCTGTACAAGGAGATCATTCAGATTGTTTAGAAATTAAAATGATAGTTCACCCCcccaaatcaaagtttgtcagatgttttcaTAACTCCAAAAAAGGTGAGCCATATTCCGCACTCGCTATATATATTGCATTAGGAGAACTCTAGAAACAACAAAATCCATATGGAGTGGTAGACAACAAATGGTATGGAATAGAGACTACACTAATCTTCAATTTCTATAACCAGACCATTATTGAAATATGAAAAAGTATCATAAAAACTTGGATGATTTGGGGGTAAACTATTCCTTTAAGTGCTGAGCAAGAAACAAGCATACAGATCCAAAGATAGTTCATTCTCAATTACATTTAGACTTATAGAAAAGGATACACTAAGATTAGTTGTCGCATAATGTCAAAAGTACACAGCATTGCTATCTCTATGTATTTCCATGGTGACTCACACCGTCAGGTGTCTCACGATGGCTTGTCACCTTCTTTCTTCAGGCGGCTGCGGaggaaaacaacaacacaatatgAATGTCAGTGCAATAGCTCATCAATAAACCAAGATCCTAATTTTGTCGAGGGATTGAAGACTTCTCAATAAATGCATAAATGAAAGCGCTGTGGTTCAGCTAAACTGTTGTTGTTGGTTGTTTTTCGAGGTGGTAATCACCTCACCTGTAGTAATCCTCCTGCCCGGGCAGAGGCCCCCCATGTTGTAGGTGGTGGTGTCCATGCAGCCACTGCTGCTCCATGGCCAGCCTCTGCAGCTCTGCTGACTGGGCGTGCATGGCCTGGAGCTGGTGGGCTGCAGACATCTGTGGGATGGGGCCCTGAAGCTCACGGGGGTACCCTGCTCCTGCAACAGCGGCATAGGCTGTTTGGATGTTGATCAAGGGACACAAAACCTCAGAGTGAGTCTCAGCCAATTCACAATAACACAGAAATATAGACTAAATACAGTGAACTGAATGTGTGCGTTCCCATATAAAACAGTGAAGGTTGAGGTTCCTCACCAAACAGTGGGTGTCGCAGCATGTCATGGTCGTGGGGCAGGTCGTTGAGCAGAGGGTTGGGGATGGGGCCTCCGGGGAAGGGGAAGCGGGCCAGGCGGGGCCCTGGAGCCAGGGGATCCAGAGGGTGGGGGCCATTACCTGGGTGACAGTAACACACATCATCTAATGAAGCAGGAGAACAAACAGTATATCAAttaacacatatcacacacatcaGTTAACATAGGGCAGGGGGGGGGTGAACAATACACACATACCAACTGATAACTACACTGGTAGACAGATACAGTAATAGTGGGGAGAAGCATCCTCTCTCAACAATAAATAAGACTACCAAACAACATTAAATAAGaatgttttaatttattttaatgaAGATAGCTACCTTGTAGCAGAGATTGGTCCTTAAGCTTCACTCACCATAGATGTGGAACAACTATTACCACTTAATTctgtttaaacattttttaacaTTTAAATCGGATTTGATTGTTTTAGAAGACAGAACTAAAACAATAATCAATTTGTGAATATGCAgcacacatatgtacacacatATCCTGaagatgaaacaaaaacaaaaaaacagtgcCCTTACCCTCACCTTGGTTGAGCGGGTCCTGCTGGTGCAGGTGCAGGTGTGAGTGGATGTGGGAGTGCTGGTGGTGATGCGGCGTCACGTTCAGCATCTGCAGCCTGGCGGCCGGGTCATTCGCCACAGACGCCATCCTCTCTGCGTGGAGCCTCTCGGCAGTTAGCCGCTCGGCGTAGCTCAGCTCCGGACGCATCTGGGGCCCGGCCAGGGCCAgcgcctgtctctccctctccaggtggTTCTGCATGGCCGGGTGGAAGTGGCCAAAGGGGTGGTGGGGCGGCCCAGCGATGTGGGGCAGGGCCAGGGCTCCATGTCGGGCAAAGTGCTCCATGGGGTTGGCTGATGGATGCATGGTCTCCATTTCCGGGGGTTTGACCTCAAAGCCGGGCTTCATCCTCTCGCGGAGCTCCCTCTCTCGGAGGTTACGGAGCTCCCTCTCTCGCATGCTGGGGTCGGCGGCGTACAGGCCGGGCATGTGGTAGGCCAGCAGTGGGTCCCCGGGGGACAGGGACACGAAGAAGGGGTGGTTGCGGTTGGTGGGGGACATGACGTGGGGTCGGGCGTACTCACTAAGGGTGCGCAGGGCCGGGGTGTCGGGGCCGATGTAAGGGGGGACTGCCGCCACGCTGGTGGGGGGCTGCTCGAAGGAGGAACGCATGTGGACCTGGCCAATCATCTGGACATCACTCATACGGCTGTCGTGGGACGAGCTGGACGCTCTCTGGAAGAGGGAACATTAAGGTGGTTAAGATTTGCGAgaaaacaatgtatagagccctACAGACATCATTAACTGATAAAGTAACAGCAGCGCGGCAGCAAGAGACACCAGCGCATGCTGGTCGACTTAAATAGACCGCATGTAAATAAGAGTGCGAATCCAACTGGTGCAATATCCACTGATGCCACCACACTCGGGTTTCCCTTCTGAACGGGCCACAATTTATTCATGTGAAAGAAAACAAACAAGGAATAGAGGGAAGACCACAGCATATTACTCACAGCATTTttctcttcctgcctctctcgttccctctcccgctctctctccctgtccttctccctctccctctctcgggcGTTGTGTTCAGCCTCTCTCTTGGATCTCtccacagcctcctctctcttcttggCCAGCTTGGATGAGGCCAGAGGAGTGAAGAACAGGTCTGTTCTGGAACACGAGTTGTAGCCACGGTCCAGGTGTTTGATAAACCTGAAAAGAAAAACAATGGACGTGTATCAAAACAGCATATTTAGAAATCACACAACATTACGTTTGAGAATGTAGCAAACTCAGATGAACAAACATCTGTTATACATCGAGAAACACAACACCATAAGATGGTCAACAATATGGCCACAATTAAATCTGTAAAGGAGACCTATTCTATAAGACCATCATGAGCGATGTCATGCAGTAAGTACCGTGCTGATTGGCTGGCGTGGCTGGCGATGTCGACAACCGAAGGTTCTGGCGAGGGACTTCTAGGTGGAGGGGGCGGGCTCTCAGGCTCACACTCATCCAATGGCTCTTCTTTAATCTGGACATGTGACCCTCCCATGCCAATGGGGTTTCCGGGCGAGGGTCGCAGGGGCATGGAGGTGAAGGAGGGCTGGAGACCAGGGACTGGACCCATGGTAGAGGGAGCAGAGGGGACAGGGTGCAAGGCCGAGGGGCCAGAGGAGGGCAGGGTGGAGTGGGAGTGACTGCCTCTGCCATGGAGGTTCTGCAGCTGAGTGAGCACGGGAGGTTGGGGTGGGAGTCCCTGCTGCATGGGTAGGGACTGGGGCATGAgctggagggggggtggaggggcaCCGGGAGGGTGCTGGTTGGGCAGGGAGTTGAGGGGCTTCAGTGCTGGCGGTGGGGGCAGGTTGGACGGCATCTGGGGGAaagggggagcagaggagaggtgcGGTGGCTGCTGCTTGTGCGATGGTGGGATGGGTGTGGTTGGGGGTGGTTTGATTTGGGGCCCAGAAGTAAGGGGGATCGCCTGGGAGAGAGGAGGTTCCCTGGGTATGTGAGGAGGGGGTCGCTGGGTGCGGGGGCCCTGGGTGGGAGCACCATGGAGGGGCAGGGTGGGAGGAAGAGAGCcaggtggaggaagaggaccCTGGAACACAGGAGATGGAGGATGAAGGGCCTGTCccagtggtggagggaggggtgaTGGGCCAGGGAGGGGTGATGGGCCAGAGATGGGGTgtgaggaggggggtgggggttggcTGTGTGTTGGGCCTGACTCATAGCCAGCTGACTGACCAGCCTGAGCAGGCTGGGGGGGTTCTGGGGAGTGGGGTACCTGGGCCTGTACCTGGCCAGGCTCTGCAGAGGGAGAGGTGCCACGGGGGGGCAGGAATGTGGTCGAGACTGCAGCCTGCACTGGATGAACAGCCGGTGCGGTCTGTGTTACAGccagggcagcagcagcaggggcACTGATGGTCTCTGCTGCCGCCTGGTGGGCACCCTGGGGCTGCTGGACAGAGGAGTCGGAATCGCTCTCATTGCCCTCGTTGCCCTGGTGAGGGCTGGGGATGCTGGGGGAGGAGGAGCGGTTGTCCTGGTCGATGTCTTTGGTGTCGCTGCTGCCGTCGTCTTGGGCACTGCGGCTGTCTGAGcagctctcctcctccacctccccccccTCTGGCTCAGCCTCTCCATCGCCCTCTGACCGGCACTCCACCTGTTCACCCTGAGAGGAATGACACACGGTTAGAATTGTCGATGAGGGGAGTTAATGTTACATGAAAAGAGGCAGTGGATAGTTCCAGGCACACCCAACAATGTAGCTCAGCGCAGGAAGATAAGACATTAACTGAAGAATAATGAGGAAACAAAAGCATTTCTGAGAGCTGGTTTTGTACATTTTTGCTTCTCACTGATCTTGAACCTGTTTGCGGTCATCGCCTCGCTACCGTCTTAGTCTCCGTCTCACCTGCTGTGTTTTCGTCCTTTTAGTTGCTGTTCTCTCAGGCTCCTCTGGGTCCTGGGCTGCACTCTCCCTGGAACGTTTAGTACTCTTTGGTAGGGGCACCTCTTCCTTGATCTTCTGTTGGATGGAAGGAATAGAATTCGGTTATTCAATTCAGTTCTACGGTGTACGTACAACacagtcaaaagtcaaaagtcttcagacgaagaggaagcTCTGGTCTGAATAGCAGATATACAACTAGACATTTGTTAAGATATGAAGTGTACTTTCAATTCACAAATGCGCCATTACAGTGAATACATATATCCCTGACttaaaaaagaaaagattaaaaaAAGAAACATGTACCTTGCCAGGTTTCTTTGTGGAGTCAGTCTTGTCTGAGCTTCTGGATGTGTTGGAGGTGGAGCTAGCTCCACTGGGTGCAGGAGACGGATGGCTACTGGACTGCTGGTCTTCACTGGTAGGGGAGCCTGTCCGCCTCTTGTGGCCACTTCTTAGTGAAGACAACTGGAGAGAGATACAACAGAGTAAGTACTGAAAGAGAGAACGATTGTAACAACAACAGACAAAGATCTGGACGGTACTGACTGAGGCAAATTAGTGAGGGTGGCAGGGGAGGTATCCACTAGACGGGGCTAATATGGGAGGCTCTCAGCCTTACCGGTGCTCTGCTGCGTCGCGTCCTCATGCCGTGCTTCCCGttgccctcctcttcctctttgacAGGTTTGAACATAAATGGAGGGTCAGCAGGCTTGGGGCCGGGCGGCAGGCGGCCATGTTTGTTGTAGAAGGTCCGACAGGTGGTACACAAGAGGATGTTATCTCTGCCGCCGTGCTGCCAGTCCTTAGAGGCTGAAATTAagtcccagtgcagtcaaaaaaagggaatttcctgtgtgtgtgtgtgtgtctgtatgtatgtatgtatgtatgtatatacactgctcaaaaaaattaagggaacacttaaacaacacaatgtaactccaagtcaatcacacttctgtgaaatcaaactgtccacttaggaagcaacactgattgacaatacatttcacatgctgttgtgcaaatggaatagacaacaggtggaaattataggcaattagcaagacaccccaaataaaggagtggttctgcaggtcgtgaccacagaccacttctcagttcctatgcttcctggctgatgttttggtcacttttgaatgctggcggtgctttcactctagtggtcgcatgagacggagtctacaacccacacaagtggctcaggtagtgcagctcatccaggatgggacatcaatgcgagctgtggcaagaaggtttgctgt
This sequence is a window from Oncorhynchus kisutch isolate 150728-3 linkage group LG1, Okis_V2, whole genome shotgun sequence. Protein-coding genes within it:
- the rereb gene encoding arginine-glutamic acid dipeptide repeats protein isoform X2; this encodes MDDLFSPRRSLNSTQGEIRVGSSHQAKLPELQPRPVLGVQTQTENEELVWMPGVNDCDLLMYLRAARSMAAFAGMCDGGSTEDGCLAASRDDTTLNALNMLHASRYDAAKALQRLVKKPVPKLIEKCWSEDDVKRFIKGLRQYGKHFFRIRKELLPNKKTGELITFYYHWKKTPEAAGTRPYRQHRRQPSSRKAKTRAALATVNTPSRAQSLDVSSASEDDLDSEDSEQGTCGHCATTTSKDWQHGGRDNILLCTTCRTFYNKHGRLPPGPKPADPPFMFKPVKEEEEGNGKHGMRTRRSRAPLSSLRSGHKRRTGSPTSEDQQSSSHPSPAPSGASSTSNTSRSSDKTDSTKKPGKKIKEEVPLPKSTKRSRESAAQDPEEPERTATKRTKTQQGEQVECRSEGDGEAEPEGGEVEEESCSDSRSAQDDGSSDTKDIDQDNRSSSPSIPSPHQGNEGNESDSDSSVQQPQGAHQAAAETISAPAAAALAVTQTAPAVHPVQAAVSTTFLPPRGTSPSAEPGQVQAQVPHSPEPPQPAQAGQSAGYESGPTHSQPPPPSSHPISGPSPLPGPSPLPPPLGQALHPPSPVFQGPLPPPGSLPPTLPLHGAPTQGPRTQRPPPHIPREPPLSQAIPLTSGPQIKPPPTTPIPPSHKQQPPHLSSAPPFPQMPSNLPPPPALKPLNSLPNQHPPGAPPPPLQLMPQSLPMQQGLPPQPPVLTQLQNLHGRGSHSHSTLPSSGPSALHPVPSAPSTMGPVPGLQPSFTSMPLRPSPGNPIGMGGSHVQIKEEPLDECEPESPPPPPRSPSPEPSVVDIASHASQSARFIKHLDRGYNSCSRTDLFFTPLASSKLAKKREEAVERSKREAEHNAREREREKDRERERERERERQEEKNARASSSSHDSRMSDVQMIGQVHMRSSFEQPPTSVAAVPPYIGPDTPALRTLSEYARPHVMSPTNRNHPFFVSLSPGDPLLAYHMPGLYAADPSMRERELRNLRERELRERMKPGFEVKPPEMETMHPSANPMEHFARHGALALPHIAGPPHHPFGHFHPAMQNHLERERQALALAGPQMRPELSYAERLTAERLHAERMASVANDPAARLQMLNVTPHHHQHSHIHSHLHLHQQDPLNQDDVCYCHPGNGPHPLDPLAPGPRLARFPFPGGPIPNPLLNDLPHDHDMLRHPLFAYAAVAGAGYPRELQGPIPQMSAAHQLQAMHAQSAELQRLAMEQQWLHGHHHLQHGGPLPGQEDYYSRLKKEGDKPS
- the rereb gene encoding arginine-glutamic acid dipeptide repeats protein isoform X1 — encoded protein: MDDLFSPRRSLNSTQGEIRVGSSHQAKLPELQPRPVLGVQTQTENEELVWMPGVNDCDLLMYLRAARSMAAFAGMCDGGSTEDGCLAASRDDTTLNALNMLHASRYDAAKALQRLVKKPVPKLIEKCWSEDDVKRFIKGLRQYGKHFFRIRKELLPNKKTGELITFYYHWKKTPEAAGTRPYRQHRRQPSSRKAKTRAALATVNTPSRAQSLDVSSASEDDLDSEDSEQGTCGHCATTTSKDWQHGGRDNILLCTTCRTFYNKHGRLPPGPKPADPPFMFKPVKEEEEGNGKHGMRTRRSRAPLSSLRSGHKRRTGSPTSEDQQSSSHPSPAPSGASSTSNTSRSSDKTDSTKKPGKKIKEEVPLPKSTKRSRESAAQDPEEPERTATKRTKTQQGEQVECRSEGDGEAEPEGGEVEEESCSDSRSAQDDGSSDTKDIDQDNRSSSPSIPSPHQGNEGNESDSDSSVQQPQGAHQAAAETISAPAAAALAVTQTAPAVHPVQAAVSTTFLPPRGTSPSAEPGQVQAQVPHSPEPPQPAQAGQSAGYESGPTHSQPPPPSSHPISGPSPLPGPSPLPPPLGQALHPPSPVFQGPLPPPGSLPPTLPLHGAPTQGPRTQRPPPHIPREPPLSQAIPLTSGPQIKPPPTTPIPPSHKQQPPHLSSAPPFPQMPSNLPPPPALKPLNSLPNQHPPGAPPPPLQLMPQSLPMQQGLPPQPPVLTQLQNLHGRGSHSHSTLPSSGPSALHPVPSAPSTMGPVPGLQPSFTSMPLRPSPGNPIGMGGSHVQIKEEPLDECEPESPPPPPRSPSPEPSVVDIASHASQSARFIKHLDRGYNSCSRTDLFFTPLASSKLAKKREEAVERSKREAEHNAREREREKDRERERERERERQEEKNARASSSSHDSRMSDVQMIGQVHMRSSFEQPPTSVAAVPPYIGPDTPALRTLSEYARPHVMSPTNRNHPFFVSLSPGDPLLAYHMPGLYAADPSMRERELRNLRERELRERMKPGFEVKPPEMETMHPSANPMEHFARHGALALPHIAGPPHHPFGHFHPAMQNHLERERQALALAGPQMRPELSYAERLTAERLHAERMASVANDPAARLQMLNVTPHHHQHSHIHSHLHLHQQDPLNQGEDDVCYCHPGNGPHPLDPLAPGPRLARFPFPGGPIPNPLLNDLPHDHDMLRHPLFAYAAVAGAGYPRELQGPIPQMSAAHQLQAMHAQSAELQRLAMEQQWLHGHHHLQHGGPLPGQEDYYSRLKKEGDKPS